The following proteins are co-located in the Silene latifolia isolate original U9 population chromosome 1, ASM4854445v1, whole genome shotgun sequence genome:
- the LOC141602199 gene encoding exocyst complex component EXO70B1: METTVEGEDRVLATAQKIVESLNASQDVTDDMLLILSSFDNRLSNISDLISDPHLKKPSNVPLFSRLTHAEKIVVSHLAPNIPLFDDNDDACEFLYGIDELIDVIGGLYALEPAPVEWIDRAESAVQSAMTKLEDELRRVVVANTIRLDAEKLYGCINSATETMSFGSHDGDVKIVHQRGGSLAADVWIDVVNEDAVSTIRDIVDRMVRAKYEKECCQVYSSCRREGLEECLGILGIERLSIEEVQRIEWKELDEKMKRWVQVVKIVVRLVLNSEKRLCESIFDGVHCDLIREVCFVEAAKMCVLQLLNFGEAVAIGKRSPEKLFRILDMYEGLSDTLRYLRSLFSDESGEFVIAEAVGVLDALGEAAKSTFSEFEVAVKGEASKRPVQGGEIHPLSRYVMNYVKLLVEYGETLNMLLEDDVKEGGDGKETTMSPLGMRLASLIGSLESNIEEKAKLYEDNALQYVFLMNNKLYVVQKVKDSELGKLLGDDFVKSRRGIIRKYATHYLRASWSKVLACLRDEGIGSGSSSSAKMALKERFKNFNASFEEIYRAQTSWKVPDSQLRTELRISISERVIPAYRSFLGRFGPQLESGRHAGKYIKYTAEDLDGYLADLFEGTPGVLNHMRRKSS; encoded by the coding sequence ATGGAAACAacagtagaaggagaagacagAGTTCTTGCAACTGCTCAAAAAATCGTCGAATCTCTTAACGCATCTCAAGATGTTACAGACGACATGTTATTAATCCTTTCTTCTTTCGATAATCGTCTTTCCAACATTTCTGACCTAATTTCCGACCCGCATCTCAAGAAACCGTCCAACGTTCCTCTTTTCTCACGCCTTACGCATGCTGAGAAGATTGTTGTAAGTCATCTTGCGCCGAATATCCCTCTTTTTGATGATAACGATGATGCGTGTGAGTTTTTGTATGGAATTGATGAATTGATTGATGTAATTGGGGGATTATATGCGCTAGAACCGGCGCCGGTTGAATGGATCGACCGGGCCGAGTCGGCGGTTCAGTCCGCCATGACAAAACTCGAGGATGAGCTTCGACGTGTTGTTGTTGCGAATACGATACGGTTGGATGCGGAGAAGTTGTACGGGTGTATTAACAGTGCGACGGAAACGATGTCGTTTGGGTCACATGATGGGGATGTGAAAATTGTGCATCAGAGAGGTGGGAGTTTGGCGGCGGATGTGTGGATTGATGTTGTTAATGAGGATGCGGTTTCGACGATTCGAGATATTGTGGATCGAATGGTGAGGGCGAAGTATGAGAAGGAGTGTTGTCAGGTGTATAGTAGTTGTAGGAGAGAAGGGTTAGAGGAGTGTTTGGGGATATTAGGGATTGAGCGATTGAGTATCGAAGAAGTTCAGAGGATTGAGTGGAAGGAATTGGATGAGAAGATGAAGAGATGGGTGCAAGTTGTTAAGATTGTGGTTAGGTTAGTGTTAAACAGTGAGAAGCGGCTTTGCGAGTCGATTTTTGATGGGGTTCATTGTGATTTGATCAGGGAGGTTTGTTTTGTGGAGGCGGCCAAAATGTGTGTTTTGCAGTTGTTGAATTTTGGGGAGGCGGTTGCGATTGGGAAACGGTCCCCTGAGAAGTTGTTTCGGATTTTGGATATGTATGAGGGTTTGAGTGATACGTTGCGGTATTTGAGGAGTTTGTTTAGTGATGAGTCTGGGGAGTTTGTGATTGCGGAGGCAGTTGGGGTTTTAGATGCCTTGGGGGAGGCTGCTAAGAGTACATTTTCCGAGTTTGAGGTTGCAGTTAAGGGTGAGGCGTCTAAGAGACCGGTACAAGGCGGGGAAATACATCCTTTGTCGAGATATGTCATGAATTATGTTAAGTTGCTTGTTGAATATGGTGAGACATTGAATATGTTGTTAGAGGATGATGTGAAGGAAGGGGGGGATGGTAAGGAAACGACAATGTCCCCCTTAGGGATGAGATTGGCGTCTTTGATTGGCTCGCTTGAATCGAATATCGAGGAGAAGGCCAAGTTGTATGAGGATAATGCGTTGCAATATGTGTTTCTCATGAATAATAAGCTTTATGTAGTGCAAAAGGTTAAGGACTCTGAGTTAGGCAAGCTTTTGGGTGATGATTTTGTGAAGAGTCGACGTGGGATCATTCGTAAGTACGCAACTCATTACCTTAGAGCGTCTTGGAGCAAGGTGTTGGCTTGTTTGAGAGATGAAGGGATTGGGAGTGGTTCTAGCAGTTCTGCTAAAATGGCCTTAAAAGAAAGATTTAAAAATTTCAATGCTAGTTTCGAGGAAATTTATAGAGCTCAGACTTCGTGGAAGGTCCCTGATTCCCAACTTAGGACTGAACTTCGGATATCCATATCCGAGAGAGTTATACCTGCGTATCGTTCATTTTTGGGGAGATTCGGTCCCCAGTTAGAGAGCGGTAGACATGCCGGGAAGTACATTAAGTATACAGCAGAGGATTTAGACGGGTACTTGGCGGATTTATTTGAAGGGACACCAGGTGTTCTCAATCATATGAGACGCAAAAGTTCATAG
- the LOC141602203 gene encoding uncharacterized protein LOC141602203 yields MAIAFLSAQRSKDPNRQVGACLVSQNGVILGIGYNGFPRGCSDDKLPWAKKSKTGDPLETKYPYVCHAEVNAILNTNHASAAGQKLYVTMFPCNECAKIIIQSGVAEVIYFVEKRLENSDTCYIASHKLLSLAGIKVRKHQPQMNQISIKFEEP; encoded by the exons ATGGCCATTGCCTTTTTGTCTGCTCAGCGTTCCAAGGATCCTAATCGTCAG GTTGGTGCTTGTCTGGTCAGCCAGAATGGTGTAATACTAG GCATTGGCTATAATGGATTTCCTCGAGGTTGTTCAGATGATAAACTTCCGTGGGCAAAG AAATCCAAAACTGGAGATCCTTTGGAGACAAAGTATCC GTATGTCTGTCATGCCGAAGTAAATGCTATCCTCAACACAAATCACGCATCAGCTGCTGGACAG AAGCTTTATGTTACAATGTTCCCCTGCAATGAATGTGCCAAAATAATCATTCAG TCAGGTGTCGCTGAAGTAATTTATTTTGTGGAGAAGAGGCTTGAAAATTCGGATACCTGCTACATTGCTTCCCACAAGCTACTATCATTGGCGGGTATAAAG GTCAGGAAACATCAACCTCAAATGAACCAGATCAGCATAAAGTTTGAAGAACCTTAA